Part of the Xenopus tropicalis strain Nigerian chromosome 3, UCB_Xtro_10.0, whole genome shotgun sequence genome, atgtatttaaaaaaaaaagtcttgaactgattaaaatgtacaaatatttttattactatttgtGTTAAATTAATATTCCACTGGTTTAGCTAGATAGTTTAGTATAAGAACCCAGCTCAATAGGTACAGAACGTTTAATTTTTGTATAGTATATGGATCAATACATATGAATGGGAGTTGTCATTATTACTTGTCAATGCTGAGGAAACATTCTCCATAATCTACAAGATTTAAtttctaataaaatattaataaggagttatttaaaaaaatcattattccCTAAGTCACAGATCAACACTGCATTGTCaagcacaactcccagcacatctagtataaatttaaagcaaatggacttgtttggtaatcattgaagacgtttcactactcatccgagcagcttcttcagttccttCATGCATGAACAAATCCCAACGTCAACTACCCCTCTTTCTTCACTTGTTTCTTTGCATGCGGCTGCCCCTATAACCTGGAAATGGCACTAACTTTCTCTTatgtttctctctctttctcccttCATGTTGATACTCAacgctagtgctgggcggtataccggtatataccgaacaccggtttttttaaaaaagatgataaaaaattttaacttaccggcataccggtgtgggcgcctcctggcaatttttcttactatttccgggttgcgcgcgctgacgttacgtgcgcgctgacgtcacgcgcacgctgacgtcacgcgcgcaacccggaaatagtaagaaaaattgccaggaggctctgtgagctgtcgggggtgcctgcggctgcctggcccgtaaggtttatttatgtgaaggggatgggggggtgtttggggttggatgggggggtgtttggggttgggggggggggtgtttggggtggtcacgtaatcatgcatggggaaaaaaaaataccgtcaaataccgtgataccgatataataaaaaaaataccgtgatataaatttttggtcataccgcccagcactactcaaCGCCAAGCAacttttagggggagatttatcaagacacgaatgctccgagcgtattttcgctgatttttttgcGCCCGCGAGACTTTTTCGAATGCCCacacgattttttcgtacgcttgtgcgaaaaattcggaaaggctctgccgctgtttacaattgttcaatacgaaaattttgtgactttcggattgccaatacaatattatcgtgactaatatgatttgtTCGTAagcaatccgaatttttcccattcgggattcgaactcgtgttttgataaatctgccccaaagtctcTTGCTCAACTCCTAGCCCCTCCACTCTCCTCCTTCAGATAATAAATAATACTAATGATGGATGTTAAGTACAATATTTTTGGAGGGTTGGTTTCTGTTCTTGTGCTTTCATCTGCACACTATTTATTTGTCACTGAACATTTCTAGAAAAGTAAATTGAAATTGATACTAAGAACCAAGGGATGATTTCACATTAGTAAGCCTTCCAATTTATACCTGCTTGTGCACCTTGTAGCTATCAATTTCAGATGCCACTGCCATGAATGTCAGCAGTCTGCGAAGCTCTTCCTTTGCTTTTGGAACTAACAATCTTAAGTACAGCTGGACAGCTTCCAAGGCTTGGGTTTGTTTCCCACACTCTGCAATGGCAAGCCATTAAATACTTGTAAGAATTTTATATAGAGAACAAATGATTGCAGCCTAAGTCTACCCTCTAATTGCTAAGATTATATTGTTTAGTGCCATAATTCTTTGTGAAATAAGTGAATCCATTTCATTTAGTTTCTGTAAATTAAAATAACCTGTTCTGTCAAAGACAAGATTAATCAAGCATCTTTGACTACAGAACAGTGTAGCATAGCCATGAGTATGGGAGAATATGAAAGAAATTGAAGATGTGAAAGAAAAAATAAGGCAGCatgaatatatgtatttttcaaatACTGAAGCTGAAGAGCCTCAATcagaatataaatatgttttggaAACAAAATATAACATATATCATGTGACAGTATTACATACAGCCCTGTTATacaattttttctattatttagaAAATACATGGGTTAAATATATGGCAGTAATTGTCTGCATAACTTGGTGTAACAGCAGGCAGGATGCTAAAGTTTAATCTGATATTTAGCCAGCTGGAAGCCCCAGAGACCTCATAACAATGttgaatggaaaaaataaaaaaaaggttggtcCAGTATAGAAAGCAAAGCTGATGCTCAGAAAGCTATACATTTGTTGGCACAAGCAGTCTCTAGATTACATGAGCACTACACAAACTGTAGTATCAACAACCTATGGAGAAGATGGAAACGTTCCCAAATTTCCATGGGAGGGGGACATAGTACTCACATAATCAGAAGGCTGTCAGCCACAGAAAGTTTGCTGAAGTCTTTATAACCTGCTAGTTTTTAAGCAGAATGACATCTATAGTTTATTATTTATCAAAACAACAGGTTGAGATTTTTAGGATGCATGTGTCAGAGGGGTGATGTTTCCCTCTAACACAATAGCAATGCACATGGGAAGATTTCAGCCATTTTGGCCATCACAGATTTTGTCGCCTAGATACAAGCCATACACATTTCCATTGAAAAATTATTTTAGCTGTCTTCATGCCACTTGTTTGGGTAAGTACTAACGcctgcaaaatatatatacaaaaaaaaaaaaaaaaaagattataacaTGCTTACCCAAAAGTTCAATAATTCCCATGAGACAATTCAGATGAAGACTGTTCAGAAAAGCCTCTCTCTCTTGTGTGTAGTATTTTGCAATCAGGTCAAATAGCATTTTCTTACACAGGTCCAAATCTTCATTAAGGTTACTGGTATGGGGCAGCTGCTGAGCTAGCATCACTATCTGTTGATCTGGAAAATACTCCAAGCATTCAACAGCAGTGATAAGCCATCTGTCCAGtctaaaaggaaaatatttattgttaaatTAGAATCTGGATACACAATAGGTTAGATCACAAAAAGAagattacagacaaaaaaaataacaagCATAGGCATGGAAAGTCCTTTCTGGCATAGCTTAGGCTTATTGCATAAAAAGTTTCTGACTGCCACAACTTGTCTTGGGTAACTGTGGGAAACTGCACTGGTTTGGATATACCAAATCTTCAAATATTGAATCCACAACATGTTATTGGCCTGAATCTCAAAGTGCAgctgctttataaatgaatgatgATTAATTTAATTTACCTCATTAACACAACCCAAACACAAACAATGTGTTACCTGTGCATTAAAGATGGCAGCCAAACTAGTGGAGAGTGAAGCTGTCCAACAGCATTATAGATTTTGTAGCTGGCTGAGCAACTGAATTACTGAGGGGGTAACTGCTTACAGAGCCTCATGCAACCTTTAGACAAGGTAATGCAATGTACAGTGCTATGTACAGTGCTATCAGCTATATACTGCACAGATTCTGATGGAATGCAATTTGAGTTTTTGGCCACTCACAGGCAGATATTTAGGATAAATATGGATGAAACTGTCCAATACTGCTAAAATAATCTGTATGTGTGTGGCCAGCTAACATTGTTTGTTACAATATTTGGACAGCAAACAGACAGAAGTCTTTAAAAATGGACTTACTTAGGCAAATTAAGTGTCTGCAGAATCTCTCTGTCCAGAAATGTATTGGAAACTATAAGATCACTAAAGTGTTTCTTCTGCTCAGTTTGAACTGGTGACTCAAAAATGTCTTCCAGCATaggaatctctattaactgaagAAGTCGCAAAATAATCTGCTGTTTCCATATGTTTTCTGTATCTTCAGATAAAGCAAACAAGGCAATTAATGTATGTGAAAAAGTAACACCTTAAAATACAGCAGAGAACACAATTCTAAAATACACTAAACATACTGATATTAGCTATGAATACCAATATAGTCCAACTGTACTGCATCTGTACAAAAGAAATAACATGATATGCCTTGAGGAATCTGGCAGACAGTGCTGCAATAAATTCCTTTTGGTAATTTGGTGTTCCAATGCATTTCATTTGGTGGAATATTTAGGAACTGatccaatatattatatatatattatatatactctgAACTTCAATTCAGCCACCATTTgttgttgcctgggtgcagcttAGGGAATTTTTTACACCTTCCAAAAATTGTTATAAGCGCACTCCAAGGGCCAATGTTACAATAAAGACTGAATTTTTATGAAAAGCCCTTGGAGTGCGCTTATAACAATTTTTGGAAGATGTAAAAAATTCCCTaagctgcacccaggcaacaacAAATGGTGGCTGAATTGAAGTTCAGAGTGCGGATTGtgattatatatatttccatatgcCTACACCACATACCACATGGTATAAAGGTTGGACAGGTAAAgacaaaatgtttttatacattaGTGTCTCTTACTGTCTGATTAGTATGCCATGCCTATTGACATGCTTTTAAAAGGGGTACTGTATGTTCAGAACTTGTTTTAAAATAGATTGCTTATGTACAACTGTAATATAGGACATTATCTACAATCTGCTGCCTCATGTTACCTTTCTGTGAAATGCCGTGGCCTGGTTTATTAAGTGACGGATTCATGTGGGCATTGGGATGTTCACAGATGCAGTTAAGTAGCTGGTGTAGCTTTTTATTCTCAGTGTCCAGAGCCGTTGGGTTGCTTATTGTTGATGCATATCCAGATCTATGTCAATATAGGACAAATAGATTAGTGAATTTAAGTATGCATTTAAGTATGCACATGCATGTTTCAGTAATGTGTGAAGAGAAATTAAGCATAGATTAAATGAGAGCACGaataatgtattttctttagGATCACTGCttctaattaaaatgtaaatccACTTTGATTAATAACAATTATAATATCACCCTTTTAATTGGCACCCAAAAAACATACTAACCACATAAGTGCCTCTAATCTGCCCCAGTACTTAACCAAGTAGAAAGTTTTCATGCTTTGTAATTCCTCCTACTAAATTGCTCTCTTTTCCATAACCACTAAATAGGGTTAATAACTACCCTAAAGAATTACTGCATATACCTTTTGTGAATATACATATAATCACAAAGCTGTTATGTGTGATGCCTGCTTAAATATTTAAGGAGGGGGAATTAAATCTTTAAATATGTGGGTTTTTGCCATTCCGAAGTCTCATTTTCTGAGTTTAACAAATTCTTAATATGAATGTTTTTCTGCTACAAAATATGTAGTACAATTTGGTTCTGGTATATCTAAAGGTGTAGTTTGCCTTTACATTGATAATTGGAGGTGATTTGCAGCTGGTCGtcattttaaatagtttttaaattatttaccaatttgttcagcagctctccagtttttatAATTTAATGAGCTATCTGGttctaatttaccctagcaatgaGGCAGTCAATGCAATTGCAAGATAATCAGTGGCTTAAAAAGAAATGTTCCACTGACCAAGAGATAAAAAATAAACTATACCTGGAGCGCCTCTTCACTTTTTCTCCAGCTAAGAACTCAACAGGACCTTTAGATTCTATAAACCTATAAAAATGATTATTGCTGTCTTCAAACACTTgttctgtttctgttttaaaCAATTTGACACTAAGTGGCTCGAATATTTTATGATCCATAAGAGCTTGACAAAGCTGGATTCCTTTAGTCCGGGAAAGGTCAAGGCTGCTTAAAAACATGTTCTGCATAAGATGGCAAAGCACCACATCCACTGCATCTGAACCAGTAAAGCAGTTATGATATGTCCTTAGATGCTGACGTCGGCTCTTGACTTCCACTTGAGTTTTCAATGCATGAATAATGCTGTTCCATAACTGAGTGGCTTGGAATGGTCCCACATagcctgaaaagaaaaaaacctaCATATATAAGTATTTTGCCATTTCTATAATAGCAATTTACAAAATGGGGATACCAATACTTTAGGCACCCCTTAATAAATCCATTTCCTATGCTTTTGTGTAACTTCTCTCCATGACCAAATTAGCACAAAATTGAGATACATACATGTCACCTCTCAACCCTTACCACCTAAGAGGAGTTGTAAATTCTGGTTAGCCACACACCTTCCATACCAGTGagctaaatatatagattttagtTTCCAGGCCCCTTCCACACCAAACTGGCTACTGTCCAGGCACAGAGCTGAAAATTGGGTGATTTCCTTTGCTCACAGCATAACAGCTGCTTAAACTGAGAGATTCTTCCATTAAATATGTGACACCTGGACAGGGCTGTTAAAATAAGTGATGACAATTTTGTGATATGATACCAATCAACATGCTCTATTGATTCCACTAGTATGATCTATCTTGACTGACAGGATCTCTACAACTACACTGGTTACcaactagagttgccaccttttctgaaaaaaaaaaaattaccagctttcctatatttttgccttttttccctattactGACaatggcatcaagcatcatttgtACTGGCCAGGCTGTTAAAATACcagcaaggtggcaaccctatcaccAACACTTATATATATGTCTCCCATGACTGTGCGACATAAGGTTTGACAGCACAGTGGGGATCTGTGAGTTCCAGACAGCAGCTGTATATGGCTCACCACCAGGGAATATTATGGCTAATATTTTGCTCATCTCTGATAACTAGGGGGTTTAACAAAGACATGCGCAGTCTGGTTTTAGAAGAGTTTAACTGGAGCCGCGCTCTGTATGGCCCAATTTTATTAGAACTTTATGATCTGCCATACAAGACAATTGACTAAAATcgattaaaggcaaaacaaacctagaAGCACCTGACATATGATCCTCAGAACGCTCCAAATACCTAGCATATATCTCCCAACACATACGACCGCGACATTACCTCTCCTGCGAGCTCTCAGTTCTCCCATACTGCGGATCCGGCGAAACCTTGAAGTTAATTCTGCCGCCATACCCGACTAGTCACATCCCTCAACTCCCAGAACGCATTGCTTTAAGACGTCACATAGGAGCTAAGAGCGGAAGTCGCCATGATTAAACCGGGCACAAATATTTAGCTAAATATATCAAGCTAAAAATTGCctaaaatacagtacccataagTAGTTATTCGTAGTAAACAAAAACGCTAAATATGAAGAAGGACGCGGGTGAAGTAATGTTTGAAATACATTCTAAAGAATGCAGGGAAAGACCCACTATTCCTAACCGCGGCTAAAGTATAGTAAAGTGTTTTCATGGGATACAGTACAATAGGGAATGACAACTTTATGCTATACTAAGGTTAATAAACACC contains:
- the depdc4 gene encoding DEP domain-containing protein 4, which encodes MAAELTSRFRRIRSMGELRARRRGYVGPFQATQLWNSIIHALKTQVEVKSRRQHLRTYHNCFTGSDAVDVVLCHLMQNMFLSSLDLSRTKGIQLCQALMDHKIFEPLSVKLFKTETEQVFEDSNNHFYRFIESKGPVEFLAGEKVKRRSRSGYASTISNPTALDTENKKLHQLLNCICEHPNAHMNPSLNKPGHGISQKDTENIWKQQIILRLLQLIEIPMLEDIFESPVQTEQKKHFSDLIVSNTFLDREILQTLNLPKLDRWLITAVECLEYFPDQQIVMLAQQLPHTSNLNEDLDLCKKMLFDLIAKYYTQEREAFLNSLHLNCLMGIIELLECGKQTQALEAVQLYLRLLVPKAKEELRRLLTFMAVASEIDSYKVHKQFDNKMVFVRTFTKVLIRSTTIPKQQCEDFTVFLLENYTEIFKTPIVLLDLVSTKLRSLQNGMDPDTISGFTFCDRWTPEEYDNLRHHYTTCELQQLKEEIERNSAIPEKKKKKILKEFDKYHPFD